A part of Limihaloglobus sulfuriphilus genomic DNA contains:
- a CDS encoding V-type ATP synthase subunit F, with protein sequence MTDANTKNNAAVIGSRDFVMPFSALGLETYPVEPDTDEPAEKARQILEAKYSLVVVAENIAEQTREIFEEIQKDPLPCVVVVPFTTEPEGYSQKQLGRLLKMATGIDILQE encoded by the coding sequence ATGACTGATGCAAATACAAAAAACAACGCAGCGGTTATCGGCAGCAGGGACTTTGTAATGCCCTTCTCCGCACTCGGGCTCGAAACGTATCCGGTAGAGCCCGATACGGACGAGCCGGCAGAAAAAGCACGTCAGATATTAGAAGCAAAATACTCCCTTGTGGTTGTTGCTGAAAACATAGCCGAGCAGACACGTGAAATTTTCGAAGAAATCCAGAAAGACCCCCTGCCCTGCGTTGTTGTGGTACCCTTTACGACAGAACCGGAAGGCTACTCCCAGAAACAGCTGGGCAGACTGCTGAAGATGGCTACAGGGATAGATATTTTACAGGAATAA
- a CDS encoding V0D/AC39 family V-type ATPase subunit: MNSLPETFGILNYPEIGSEDWRYTFAASQVRGMETSSLPASVLNDMANARDFKSAAELLSGTHYQVSSGINNLKELEDVLIARRDYVRGTFEKLCVDNNLSLYCRTLTDFTNLRLVLRRIVNDKPAGSDYAPGGNISAENFEPIFEQEDFFELPEHVKLAAENAILAYYEEKDIRRIDNVIDKAIAQYQIDLALKINSVFLMSLTRLKTDLDNIRTLLRQKAAETLDEKLFIENGFVDSDLFKHALDLGEEQFASVFMPTPYERLVEKGVEYYSKHDSFNLLEALCEKHIGAFLEQALLVTAGEQPLIAWLWKQQQEIRYVRMILTAKRNMLDSGTILERLGNKND, from the coding sequence ATGAATTCTCTACCTGAAACATTTGGGATTCTCAATTATCCGGAAATTGGATCTGAGGACTGGCGTTACACTTTCGCCGCGTCACAGGTACGGGGCATGGAAACATCTTCGCTGCCTGCCAGTGTGCTCAACGACATGGCAAATGCCCGTGATTTCAAATCCGCGGCCGAACTGCTCAGCGGGACTCATTATCAGGTCAGCTCCGGGATAAATAACCTCAAGGAGCTGGAAGATGTCCTTATCGCAAGGCGTGATTACGTTCGCGGCACCTTCGAGAAACTTTGTGTTGATAACAATCTAAGCCTCTACTGCAGAACATTGACAGACTTCACAAATCTCAGGCTTGTTCTCCGCCGGATTGTGAATGACAAACCGGCCGGCAGCGACTATGCCCCGGGCGGGAACATCTCCGCGGAAAATTTTGAGCCGATTTTTGAACAGGAAGATTTCTTCGAGCTGCCGGAGCATGTTAAACTGGCCGCGGAAAACGCGATACTGGCATACTATGAAGAAAAAGACATCCGGCGGATAGATAATGTCATTGACAAAGCCATCGCCCAATACCAGATAGATTTGGCTCTCAAGATAAATTCTGTATTCCTGATGAGCCTGACAAGGCTCAAAACAGATCTGGACAATATCCGCACACTGCTTCGGCAAAAAGCAGCGGAAACACTTGACGAGAAACTCTTTATAGAAAACGGATTTGTTGACAGCGATCTATTCAAACACGCTCTTGATCTGGGCGAAGAGCAGTTTGCCTCTGTCTTTATGCCGACACCCTACGAACGGCTTGTTGAAAAGGGTGTTGAGTATTACAGCAAACATGATTCGTTTAACCTGCTGGAGGCCCTTTGCGAAAAACATATCGGGGCATTTCTCGAACAGGCTCTTCTGGTTACCGCCGGCGAGCAGCCGCTTATAGCATGGCTTTGGAAACAGCAGCAGGAAATCCGGTATGTCAGGATGATATTAACGGCAAAACGCAATATGCTGGATTCTGGAACAATTCTCGAGAGGCTTGGAAACAAAAATGACTGA
- a CDS encoding V-type ATP synthase subunit E, translating to MTMDAEKIIKKILDEARAEAEKIMQENSKELESMKEKYAAQIEQYKSETEDIAEKRAAEKKRQMLASGRIDAARMILKAKRDGIDQVFSAALEELKNMDKDKYLEMIGSFVKAARPQGDCEMIIGKEEKRINEDFIKDINAQIESAKITLRDKKAGIAGGFILAKGGVRTNVSFEVLMQAAREKLEPKLAGELFS from the coding sequence ATGACTATGGATGCCGAAAAGATTATAAAAAAAATACTCGACGAAGCACGGGCCGAAGCGGAAAAAATCATGCAGGAGAACTCGAAAGAGCTCGAAAGCATGAAAGAAAAATACGCCGCCCAAATTGAGCAGTACAAGTCTGAGACCGAAGATATTGCCGAAAAAAGAGCTGCTGAGAAAAAACGCCAGATGCTTGCATCAGGACGTATTGACGCGGCACGAATGATTTTGAAAGCAAAGCGAGACGGAATCGACCAGGTATTCTCTGCCGCACTCGAAGAGCTGAAAAACATGGACAAGGATAAATACCTTGAAATGATAGGCTCTTTTGTCAAGGCGGCCCGGCCTCAGGGCGACTGCGAAATGATAATCGGCAAAGAGGAAAAACGAATCAATGAGGACTTTATAAAAGATATCAACGCTCAAATCGAGTCTGCAAAGATAACTTTGAGAGATAAAAAAGCTGGCATCGCAGGAGGTTTTATCCTTGCAAAAGGCGGAGTCCGGACAAACGTATCATTTGAAGTGCTGATGCAGGCGGCACGCGAGAAGCTGGAACCGAAACTTGCCGGAGAGCTTTTCTCATAA
- a CDS encoding V-type ATP synthase subunit K, translating into MELGLAIAFIGVAISVFLAGTGSSIGIGAAGRAAAGVLTEKPERYVTNLILVALPSTQGIYGLVGAFFIMFNLGAFAGEMVMISWYDGIIILAAGVAMGFSGLFSGIHQGRVCAAGIQMAAKRPEMSIKAGVMYAVMVELYALFGLVIQIVMVLKGVNWAAYTG; encoded by the coding sequence ATGGAACTTGGATTAGCAATAGCATTTATCGGTGTAGCAATATCTGTCTTTTTAGCCGGCACCGGCTCATCAATAGGCATTGGAGCCGCGGGCAGAGCGGCGGCGGGTGTTCTGACAGAAAAACCTGAGAGATATGTTACAAACCTGATTCTTGTTGCGCTGCCCAGTACACAGGGCATCTACGGTCTTGTGGGTGCTTTCTTCATCATGTTCAACCTTGGTGCCTTTGCAGGGGAAATGGTGATGATAAGCTGGTACGACGGTATAATCATTCTCGCCGCCGGCGTCGCCATGGGTTTCAGCGGTCTTTTCAGCGGAATCCATCAGGGACGGGTTTGTGCCGCGGGTATTCAGATGGCGGCAAAACGCCCTGAAATGTCCATCAAAGCCGGCGTTATGTACGCGGTTATGGTTGAGCTCTACGCACTGTTCGGACTTGTAATACAGATCGTAATGGTACTCAAGGGTGTCAACTGGGCAGCTTACACAGGATAA
- a CDS encoding V-type ATP synthase subunit I: protein MSVVKMSKILVLCHKTMASEVLEKLQDSGLAQTLSCDQAQVAKKYEELIPKPSREKELRNQITQTAQAAEFLAEYWQGPRLTSIFKPLRVVSKKKYNDTVNSPKTSKIIEEANSLNDQISSTVHKINECGEHIAYLEPWENLKEPVETFTKLEHFFAFPAQISKRHMKTALKLCDELGCAFEEVSSENNIVSGIFAGPADKNDELHKNLRALDYNQVFFEGKKGTIEKLTNEILNEQAKSEVKLGKLKNQAQELAKELLDVQIYYDYLSNRLARAQTHQNLPVSEKVYFIEGWTRKKDFEKLEAMLNSFDGCTVSEIEPAKGEEPPIEIENKRLIEPFEVVTKLYGMPHYLEMDPTVLLAPFFALFFALCLTDAGYGLIMVALFIWLIRKMQMNKKFIILMLMCSVLTVFAGAVTGGWFGSSLMDLAVKYEITWLSSAITSITWFEPLSDPMKFMTISVALGVIQIMFGLCCGFVNALRREGLWAAVCDRLSWIVLIGSLICIALTFAGILPKSAAALMKVLAAVSAVWIFLFSHREGGITARLCMGGYNLFTAVFYIGDILSYLRLMALGMATGGIALAVNIIASIISDVPYAGPVLAILVLIGGHLFNMAQSSLGAFVHSMRLQFVEYYPKFFNGGGEEFTPFKNQYKFIHITETESI, encoded by the coding sequence ATGTCAGTTGTCAAAATGAGCAAAATACTGGTTCTTTGCCACAAAACTATGGCATCCGAAGTCCTGGAAAAACTACAGGACAGCGGTCTGGCACAGACTCTGAGCTGTGACCAGGCACAGGTTGCAAAAAAATACGAAGAGCTTATTCCTAAACCCAGCCGTGAAAAGGAATTAAGGAACCAGATAACACAAACGGCCCAGGCGGCGGAATTTCTTGCAGAATACTGGCAGGGGCCGCGGCTGACATCTATCTTTAAGCCTCTCAGAGTTGTCAGCAAAAAGAAATACAACGACACTGTCAACTCGCCAAAGACCTCCAAAATAATTGAAGAGGCAAACAGCCTCAATGACCAGATCAGCAGCACAGTCCACAAAATAAATGAGTGCGGCGAACACATAGCGTACCTGGAACCGTGGGAAAACCTCAAAGAGCCGGTGGAAACGTTTACAAAACTCGAGCATTTTTTCGCGTTTCCGGCCCAAATCTCAAAACGCCACATGAAAACAGCCCTAAAGCTCTGCGACGAGCTTGGCTGTGCATTCGAAGAGGTAAGCTCAGAAAACAACATAGTTTCCGGCATATTCGCCGGCCCTGCGGACAAAAATGACGAGCTCCACAAAAACCTCAGAGCCCTCGATTACAATCAGGTATTCTTTGAAGGCAAAAAGGGTACGATCGAAAAACTGACAAATGAGATTCTCAATGAGCAGGCCAAAAGTGAAGTCAAACTGGGCAAACTCAAAAACCAGGCACAAGAGCTCGCCAAAGAGCTGCTTGATGTGCAGATATATTACGACTACCTCAGCAACAGGCTTGCCAGGGCCCAGACCCACCAGAACCTGCCGGTCTCTGAAAAGGTATATTTCATCGAAGGGTGGACACGTAAAAAAGACTTTGAAAAACTCGAGGCAATGCTGAACTCCTTCGACGGCTGCACTGTAAGCGAAATTGAGCCGGCCAAGGGCGAAGAGCCCCCTATTGAGATAGAAAATAAACGTCTGATAGAACCTTTTGAGGTTGTAACAAAACTCTACGGTATGCCGCACTATCTCGAGATGGACCCGACAGTGCTGCTGGCACCTTTTTTCGCGTTGTTTTTCGCGCTTTGCCTGACAGACGCCGGATACGGGCTGATAATGGTCGCCCTGTTTATATGGCTGATCCGCAAGATGCAGATGAACAAGAAATTCATCATTTTAATGCTGATGTGCTCCGTGCTGACAGTCTTTGCCGGAGCAGTAACCGGCGGCTGGTTCGGTTCGAGCCTGATGGATCTGGCCGTAAAATACGAAATAACCTGGCTCAGCTCGGCGATTACGAGCATAACCTGGTTCGAGCCGCTGAGCGACCCGATGAAATTCATGACAATTTCCGTCGCGCTGGGTGTGATACAGATCATGTTCGGCCTGTGCTGCGGGTTTGTAAATGCCCTTCGCAGAGAGGGGTTATGGGCGGCAGTCTGCGACCGGCTGAGCTGGATAGTTCTGATAGGCTCGCTTATCTGCATAGCTCTGACATTTGCCGGCATACTTCCAAAGAGTGCTGCAGCTCTGATGAAGGTTTTAGCTGCCGTCTCGGCGGTCTGGATATTTTTGTTCAGCCACAGGGAAGGCGGCATCACCGCACGACTCTGCATGGGCGGATACAATTTGTTTACAGCGGTATTCTACATAGGTGACATACTCAGTTACCTGCGTCTGATGGCGCTGGGCATGGCCACCGGCGGAATAGCACTGGCGGTAAACATCATCGCAAGTATTATCAGTGATGTGCCGTACGCCGGCCCTGTTCTTGCGATACTGGTATTGATAGGCGGACACTTATTTAATATGGCTCAGTCCTCGCTGGGCGCGTTTGTGCACTCAATGCGTCTTCAGTTTGTTGAATATTATCCTAAATTCTTCAACGGCGGAGGCGAAGAATTTACACCATTTAAAAATCAGTATAAATTCATACACATAACAGAAACAGAAAGCATATAA
- a CDS encoding topoisomerase DNA-binding C4 zinc finger domain-containing protein yields the protein MLSLIRQIGLIDLTGRKDHIPACPKFGAEMVVRTAKQGENAGRTFFGCSKYPGCRGTVEIEG from the coding sequence ATGCTCAGTCTGATCAGACAGATCGGACTGATTGATCTGACGGGTCGCAAAGATCACATCCCTGCCTGCCCCAAATTCGGCGCGGAAATGGTGGTGCGGACCGCCAAACAGGGCGAAAACGCAGGCCGGACATTCTTCGGCTGCAGCAAGTATCCGGGGTGCAGGGGTACAGTAGAAATTGAGGGCTAA
- a CDS encoding sodium-translocating pyrophosphatase, with product MKKAAFAAVTMLMLTSCKIASAAETAAQASPSRAGDFAPWLGVAAAVLALIFALFFYRKMMSASEGTEQMKTIANHVKDGAYAYLYRQYRVVGIVFAILFVIFAILAYMGVQNPFVPVAFLTGGFFSGLCGFLGMKTATNASARTAQGASEGLNRGLQVAFRSGAVMGLVVVGFGLLDIALWYLILDKIVYTAGNMANGLSFMGLTLVKAGMDEHHKLVEITTTMITFGMGASTQALFARVGGGIYTKAADVGADLVGKVEAGIPEDDPRNPATIADNVGDNVGDVAGMGADLYESYCGSILATAALGAALSPLTIEHMGVQSRAMVVLAPMVVAAIGIVLSIIGIFMVKCKEGATQKNLLKSLLVGTLGSSVFILIALAIMAAVSWISWGIFGSVVVGLFAGVIIGQITEYYTSDEYKPTRGIAGQAVMGPATTIIDGFAVGMYSTGYSVVTIVAGIILAFAFAGGFTNISLGLYGIGFAAVGMLSTLGITLATDAYGPIADNAGGNAEMCGLGKEVRERTDALDSLGNTTAATGKGFAIGSAALTAMALLAAYLEEVRIWVTRLATEAEDKVYQVGDKVFSADGSIEGTINAAAAPITDFVSAYDLTIMNPKLIGGLFIGAMMAFVFCALTMKAVGRAAGSMVEEVRRQFKEIKGIMDGSGTPDYARCVEISTAGAQREMILPSLLAIIVPVAVGLLLGVAGVLGLLAGGLTAGFVLAITLNNAGGAWDNAKKYIERGAHGGKGSEAHKASVVGDTVGDPFKDTSGPSLNILIKLMTMVSVVFSGVIVKYGTQIAELFGMN from the coding sequence ATGAAAAAGGCAGCATTCGCGGCAGTTACAATGCTTATGCTAACGTCTTGTAAAATTGCCTCCGCGGCCGAAACCGCCGCCCAGGCTTCACCCTCAAGAGCGGGCGATTTCGCCCCGTGGCTCGGTGTTGCAGCGGCCGTTCTGGCGCTGATTTTCGCACTGTTCTTCTACAGGAAGATGATGTCGGCTTCCGAGGGCACCGAACAGATGAAAACGATCGCAAACCACGTAAAAGACGGAGCTTACGCGTATCTCTACCGTCAGTACAGGGTGGTAGGCATCGTCTTTGCGATACTGTTCGTTATCTTCGCTATTCTGGCGTACATGGGTGTTCAGAACCCGTTTGTGCCGGTGGCGTTCCTTACAGGCGGCTTTTTCAGCGGCCTTTGCGGATTCCTCGGCATGAAAACGGCGACAAACGCCTCTGCCAGGACAGCGCAGGGTGCCAGCGAAGGCCTCAACCGCGGCTTGCAGGTCGCGTTCCGCTCGGGTGCGGTTATGGGTCTGGTCGTTGTGGGCTTTGGCCTGCTGGACATCGCACTGTGGTACCTGATCCTCGATAAGATTGTCTATACTGCCGGCAATATGGCCAACGGCCTCTCGTTCATGGGGCTTACGCTTGTTAAGGCCGGCATGGACGAGCATCATAAACTCGTTGAAATAACAACCACCATGATTACCTTCGGCATGGGTGCTTCGACACAGGCACTCTTCGCACGTGTCGGCGGCGGTATCTATACCAAGGCCGCGGACGTTGGTGCCGACCTTGTCGGCAAGGTAGAAGCCGGCATACCCGAAGATGACCCGCGTAACCCCGCAACTATCGCTGATAACGTAGGCGATAACGTCGGTGATGTTGCCGGCATGGGTGCTGACCTCTACGAGAGCTACTGCGGCTCGATCCTTGCAACCGCGGCGCTTGGAGCGGCTCTTTCGCCCTTGACAATTGAACATATGGGTGTTCAGAGCAGGGCGATGGTCGTGCTTGCCCCGATGGTCGTTGCGGCTATCGGAATTGTTCTCTCGATTATCGGCATCTTCATGGTAAAATGCAAGGAGGGAGCCACCCAGAAAAACCTGCTCAAGTCGCTGCTTGTGGGTACGCTGGGCAGCTCGGTATTTATTCTGATTGCTCTGGCGATCATGGCGGCTGTAAGCTGGATTTCCTGGGGCATATTCGGCTCGGTCGTGGTCGGCCTGTTTGCCGGCGTAATAATCGGCCAGATTACAGAATACTACACATCAGATGAATATAAGCCGACAAGAGGCATCGCCGGCCAGGCTGTAATGGGCCCGGCTACCACAATTATAGACGGTTTCGCCGTCGGTATGTATTCTACCGGATACTCCGTTGTAACAATCGTCGCCGGCATCATACTTGCCTTCGCATTCGCCGGCGGTTTCACGAATATCAGCTTAGGTCTTTACGGTATCGGTTTCGCCGCGGTCGGTATGCTCTCAACTCTGGGCATCACGCTTGCTACTGACGCGTACGGCCCGATAGCCGACAACGCCGGCGGAAATGCCGAAATGTGCGGCCTGGGCAAAGAGGTTCGCGAGCGTACCGACGCTCTTGATTCACTCGGCAATACCACTGCCGCTACGGGCAAAGGCTTTGCGATAGGCTCTGCCGCTCTGACGGCGATGGCACTGCTTGCCGCGTATCTCGAAGAGGTTAGAATCTGGGTTACACGGCTTGCAACTGAAGCCGAGGACAAGGTTTACCAGGTTGGGGACAAGGTTTTCAGCGCTGACGGCAGCATCGAGGGAACAATAAACGCTGCGGCGGCACCTATAACCGATTTTGTAAGCGCCTATGATTTGACAATCATGAATCCAAAACTCATCGGCGGGTTGTTTATCGGTGCTATGATGGCGTTTGTATTCTGCGCTTTGACCATGAAGGCCGTCGGCAGGGCTGCCGGTTCGATGGTCGAAGAAGTCCGCCGCCAGTTCAAAGAGATCAAAGGCATCATGGACGGCTCGGGTACTCCCGATTATGCCCGCTGTGTCGAGATTTCAACTGCCGGAGCTCAGCGTGAAATGATACTGCCGTCGCTGCTGGCGATAATCGTTCCGGTTGCGGTCGGGCTGCTGCTGGGTGTTGCCGGTGTTTTGGGACTGCTTGCAGGCGGTCTGACGGCCGGTTTTGTTCTTGCTATCACACTCAACAACGCCGGCGGGGCGTGGGATAATGCCAAAAAGTACATCGAACGCGGCGCACACGGCGGCAAAGGCTCAGAAGCTCACAAGGCCAGCGTTGTAGGCGATACAGTCGGCGATCCTTTCAAGGAT